The nucleotide sequence ATTTCCGCAAGCGGTTCCCAACCATCGCCTCCAACCAGCGTGGCCCAGGGGCTAGGGACCCCGACGGCAGCGTCAAAATTCCCGCCCAGAGCGGTGCTTCGTGGCGTGTGGCCGACACGCAGCCGCCTTCGAAGCGTGAGTCGAGCGCTGTCAATGATGCCAAGAGCGCTGTGAAGGCCGAGAAGCCCAAGGAGTCGGTCGTCGTGTCGAAGAACCTGGCTGCTGAGCCCAAGCCTGAGCCCGTTGCTGCTCCAGAGACCGCGGAGCCTGTGAAGAAGACCAAGTCCAAGGCTCAGAGGAGAGCTTCCATCTCCAACGCTACCCCCGTGGCTGAGGAGGCCATCATCCCTGGTCAGCTGGCTGCACCGGCCGTGGCAGCTGCAGTGAATGACTTCAAGCCACCAGAAGTGGACGAGCCCTCGCGCTGGCCTCCTGCATCTCCCATTGACCCGCTCGCCGTCCCCGACGCGACCGAGCCTGTGGTTCAGGACTTGGTTCACATGCTGAATGACATCATCACGGTCATCAACGCCGACGGCGCCAATGAGAGATACGGCTCGACAATCGGCAAGGCTAAGCAGGAAGCAAACCAGCTTGGCAAGAAGATCAAGGCCATGAAGGCTGCGGTTGAGGAGGAGGCTGCCAAGAGGGTTCAGGAGAACATTGACAGGATAGAATCCAACGCAAATGAACTGATCCAGCGCATTGAGTCTCACATGGCCGCGCAGGAGCAGCGATGGCGCCAGGAGTTCGAGGAGGAGATGGTTCGTGTTCACGAGGTGTTCGGCGAGCGTATCAAGACGATGACGGAGCGCGAGAGGGAGATCGCCGAACAGAAGCTGAACAACAGCCTTCTGGAGCAGGCGCTTGAGCTTCAGCGCAAGTTCAAGGAGGAAATCCAGCAGCGTGTCGAGGCTGAGCGCGAGGGCAGGCTCGGCCAGCTCGAGTCGCTCAGCAACGCCGTCAAGGAGCTCGACAGTCTCACCTCGGGCTGGAGCGATGCTATCTGGGAAACCAAGCGCACTCAGCAGCTCCACGTCGCTGTCGAGGCCGTTCGTGCCAGCTTGGACTCCGGCGCgtcctcgactgggttcgcCGCCCCTCGTCCCTTCATCAGGGAGCTCGTGGCGCTCAAGGAGATTGCTGCTGGCGACCCTGTCGTCGACTCGGCCATTGCCTCCATCAACCCGT is from Pyricularia oryzae 70-15 chromosome 2, whole genome shotgun sequence and encodes:
- a CDS encoding mitochondrion protein, which encodes MLRTSLRSVRGPGGRQLASVAGRQWQAAPPLAVGRRFYSDDKKLGSQAPQPVVLPTSETRTAASSTAPPPAAPAAVKEAQIPADSVPLTPPEPPKTTTAVPPPPPPPRKRGFFRRLRNYMLTLSILGALAFGGGVWYSRVNDNFHDFFTEYVPYGEQAVLYLEEMDFRKRFPTIASNQRGPGARDPDGSVKIPAQSGASWRVADTQPPSKRESSAVNDAKSAVKAEKPKESVVVSKNLAAEPKPEPVAAPETAEPVKKTKSKAQRRASISNATPVAEEAIIPGQLAAPAVAAAVNDFKPPEVDEPSRWPPASPIDPLAVPDATEPVVQDLVHMLNDIITVINADGANERYGSTIGKAKQEANQLGKKIKAMKAAVEEEAAKRVQENIDRIESNANELIQRIESHMAAQEQRWRQEFEEEMVRVHEVFGERIKTMTEREREIAEQKLNNSLLEQALELQRKFKEEIQQRVEAEREGRLGQLESLSNAVKELDSLTSGWSDAIWETKRTQQLHVAVEAVRASLDSGASSTGFAAPRPFIRELVALKEIAAGDPVVDSAIASINPSAYQHGIPTRAELIERFRRVAGEVRKAALLPADAGVASHASSLVLSKIMFRKKPSHTSTAADPDGDDVESVLSRAQAFLEEGDLDNAAREVNGLQGWAKTLSRDWLGEVRKVLEVQQALDVIQTEARLQSLKVES